In Molothrus ater isolate BHLD 08-10-18 breed brown headed cowbird chromosome 11, BPBGC_Mater_1.1, whole genome shotgun sequence, a genomic segment contains:
- the ATRIP gene encoding ATR-interacting protein isoform X3 translates to MAALPGPRKRSGTALCGDSGAAAAPPALRNVLPPHKRPKSAVTGVVDPFGDSDDFTADDLEQIDILASQALSQDPPAGHAWGAPELPRAGRQAGSRAEDGLMRDAFQFEVLQTQHEEVKHKLKEMQDEILTKNGEIKILRDSMQQMEHAMEEQKKSYLLLEQQKSQILSEKEKEFSKKVQSLHSELQFKDAEMNELRTRLQNCERNKHLPQAVPTTSPKKNLVVQVKSGGSSPQPERRSFPTKESFNAEISTRPSSSSGNLMALTTSNKEDRKITHPEVSSLKKHKATGKNGSYNSVPKRKTQGSILLNALMKQPIAPGSLLGFCHLLSNNSEPLSGAVLPPNSLDRKPTQLPSSRTTQEGIAPLVSLQEAQKLAITGLNLIALDEGLCEGRPAEGQGGLLPLTQSRIPGAVHLLPLLEHHLGAFCRAEQLGDAPGNGACGTHPTASSRASTNTGSGKEDFRLNLEETTLVSLGILYYLVFYSWDVVHTLLSAEMENSSAAGDEQISKMDKNVFCDNQCDNKEEGRTQGGLAAPQDPPNTDGAQHSLFKKLLQILSFSAARGSQTDNILSQSLKVLVKLAENSTMDLLINFQHLLSTQVLQRCLRPETPLPAVLLTVRLLGALAQHHLLAAQLCSHSDTEAPDTLHVVLQSSSFISWH, encoded by the exons AtggcggcgctgcccgggccgCGCAAGCGGAGCGGCACCGCGCtctgcggggacagcggggccgcggccgccccccCGGCGCTCCGCAACGTCCTTCCCCCGCACAAGCGCCCCAAGAGCGCCGTGACCGGGGTCGTGGACCCCTTCGGGGACAGCGATGACTTCACGGCGGACGACCTGGAGCAGATCGACATCCTGGCCTCGCAGGCGCTGTCGCAGGATCCGCCCGCCGGACACGCGTGGGGAGCCCCGGAGctgccccgggccgggcggcaAG caggaagcagagcagaagatGGTCTGATGAGAGATGCATTCCAGTTTGAagtgctgcagacacagcatGAAGAAGTCAAACACAAG CTGAAAGAAATGCAGGATGAAATTCTCActaaaaatggagaaattaaaattctgcGTGACTCAATGCAGCAGATGGAGCATGCTatggaagaacagaaaaaatcaTACCTGCTACTGGAGCAGCAAAAATCTCAGATTttgagtgaaaaagaaaaagagttctCCAAAAAG GTGCAGTCGCTGCACTCCGAGCTGCAGTTCAAGGATGCAGAAATGAATGAATTAAGAACTCGACTTCAGAACTGTGAAAGAAACAAGCACCTCCCTCAGGCAGTTCCAACAACGAG CCCTAAAAAGAATCTTGTGGTACAAGTGAAATCAGGAGGAAGTTCTCCACAGCCAGAAAGAAGATCTTTTCCTACAAAGGAATCCTTCAATGCTGAAATATCCACTAGGCCATCGAGTTCTTCAGGAAATTTGATGGCCCTGACGACTTCAAACAAAGAAG ACAGGAAGATAACCCATCCTGAAGTTTCATCCCTGAAGAAGCacaaagcaacaggaaaaaatggttCTTACAACTCTGTCCCCAAACGAAAAACACAAG GTTCTATCTTGCTGAATGCACTGATGAAGCAGCCCATAGCCCCTGGGTCACTTCTAGGTTTCTGCCACCTTCTCAGCAACAACTCTGAGCCTCTGTCTGGAGCTGTGTTGCCACCCAACTCTTTGGATAG GAAACCCACCCaactccccagcagcaggacaacTCAAGAAGGAATCGCTCCTCTTGTATCCCTGCAAGAAGCTCAAAAACTGGCAATAACAGGACTGAACTTGATTGCTCTGGATGAAGGATTATGTGAGGGAAGGCCAGCAGAAGGCCAGGGAGGGCTCCTGCCCCTCACACAGAGCAGGATCCCAGGTGCTGTGCATCTCCTGCCCTTGCTGGAGCACCACCTTGGTGCCTTCTGCCGAGCAGAGCAGCTCGGGGATGCCCCAGGGAATGGAGCCTGTGGGACCCACCCAACTGCTTCTTCCAGAGCCAGCACAAACACGGGCTCAGGCAAGGAGGACTTCAGGCTGAACCTTGAAGAAACAACTCTTGTATCACTGGGGATCCTTTATTATCTGGTGTTCTACAGCTGGGATGTTGTCCACACGTTGCTGTCTGCTGAAATGGAAAacagttctgctgctggagatgaaCAGATTTCCAAGATGGACAAAAATGTGTTCTGTGACAATCAGTGTGACAATAAAGAAGAGGGCAGGACACAAGGAGGGCTGGCTGCTCCACAGGATCCTCCCAATACTGATGGAGCTCAACattctttgtttaaaaagctgcttcagattttatctttttctgctgCAAGGGGTTCCCAGACTGACAATATCCTGAGCCAAAGCCTAAAGGTTTTGGTAAAATTAGCTGAAAATTCAACTATGGACTTATTAATAAA tttCCAGCACTTACTGAGTACTCAGGTGCTGCAGCGCTGCCTGCGGCCCGAGACCCCTCTGCCTGCCGTGCTTCTGACTGTGAGGCTCCTGGGAGCCCTTGCTCAGCACCACCTGCTGgctgctcagctctgttctCATTCAG ACACTGAGGCTCCTGACACGCTGCATGTggtgctccagagcagcagtttTATTTCCTGGCACTGA
- the ATRIP gene encoding ATR-interacting protein isoform X1 gives MAALPGPRKRSGTALCGDSGAAAAPPALRNVLPPHKRPKSAVTGVVDPFGDSDDFTADDLEQIDILASQALSQDPPAGHAWGAPELPRAGRQAGSRAEDGLMRDAFQFEVLQTQHEEVKHKLKEMQDEILTKNGEIKILRDSMQQMEHAMEEQKKSYLLLEQQKSQILSEKEKEFSKKVQSLHSELQFKDAEMNELRTRLQNCERNKHLPQAVPTTSPKKNLVVQVKSGGSSPQPERRSFPTKESFNAEISTRPSSSSGNLMALTTSNKEDRKITHPEVSSLKKHKATGKNGSYNSVPKRKTQGSILLNALMKQPIAPGSLLGFCHLLSNNSEPLSGAVLPPNSLDRKPTQLPSSRTTQEGIAPLVSLQEAQKLAITGLNLIALDEGLCEGRPAEGQGGLLPLTQSRIPGAVHLLPLLEHHLGAFCRAEQLGDAPGNGACGTHPTASSRASTNTGSGKEDFRLNLEETTLVSLGILYYLVFYSWDVVHTLLSAEMENSSAAGDEQISKMDKNVFCDNQCDNKEEGRTQGGLAAPQDPPNTDGAQHSLFKKLLQILSFSAARGSQTDNILSQSLKVLVKLAENSTMDLLINFQHLLSTQVLQRCLRPETPLPAVLLTVRLLGALAQHHLLAAQLCSHSDTCLLLALYMYITSRPDKSASEMLWLQLEQETLRLLTRCMWCSRAAVLFPGTDCQCYLEGVKALIVMLHRQWMKIRSETSLCAHRERVIQFLRDAVLLLHSLSQKDKLFHEHCLEVLHQYDQAMPGIRAILKKTQKLSASEELILDELYPPEPEEHGTDSS, from the exons AtggcggcgctgcccgggccgCGCAAGCGGAGCGGCACCGCGCtctgcggggacagcggggccgcggccgccccccCGGCGCTCCGCAACGTCCTTCCCCCGCACAAGCGCCCCAAGAGCGCCGTGACCGGGGTCGTGGACCCCTTCGGGGACAGCGATGACTTCACGGCGGACGACCTGGAGCAGATCGACATCCTGGCCTCGCAGGCGCTGTCGCAGGATCCGCCCGCCGGACACGCGTGGGGAGCCCCGGAGctgccccgggccgggcggcaAG caggaagcagagcagaagatGGTCTGATGAGAGATGCATTCCAGTTTGAagtgctgcagacacagcatGAAGAAGTCAAACACAAG CTGAAAGAAATGCAGGATGAAATTCTCActaaaaatggagaaattaaaattctgcGTGACTCAATGCAGCAGATGGAGCATGCTatggaagaacagaaaaaatcaTACCTGCTACTGGAGCAGCAAAAATCTCAGATTttgagtgaaaaagaaaaagagttctCCAAAAAG GTGCAGTCGCTGCACTCCGAGCTGCAGTTCAAGGATGCAGAAATGAATGAATTAAGAACTCGACTTCAGAACTGTGAAAGAAACAAGCACCTCCCTCAGGCAGTTCCAACAACGAG CCCTAAAAAGAATCTTGTGGTACAAGTGAAATCAGGAGGAAGTTCTCCACAGCCAGAAAGAAGATCTTTTCCTACAAAGGAATCCTTCAATGCTGAAATATCCACTAGGCCATCGAGTTCTTCAGGAAATTTGATGGCCCTGACGACTTCAAACAAAGAAG ACAGGAAGATAACCCATCCTGAAGTTTCATCCCTGAAGAAGCacaaagcaacaggaaaaaatggttCTTACAACTCTGTCCCCAAACGAAAAACACAAG GTTCTATCTTGCTGAATGCACTGATGAAGCAGCCCATAGCCCCTGGGTCACTTCTAGGTTTCTGCCACCTTCTCAGCAACAACTCTGAGCCTCTGTCTGGAGCTGTGTTGCCACCCAACTCTTTGGATAG GAAACCCACCCaactccccagcagcaggacaacTCAAGAAGGAATCGCTCCTCTTGTATCCCTGCAAGAAGCTCAAAAACTGGCAATAACAGGACTGAACTTGATTGCTCTGGATGAAGGATTATGTGAGGGAAGGCCAGCAGAAGGCCAGGGAGGGCTCCTGCCCCTCACACAGAGCAGGATCCCAGGTGCTGTGCATCTCCTGCCCTTGCTGGAGCACCACCTTGGTGCCTTCTGCCGAGCAGAGCAGCTCGGGGATGCCCCAGGGAATGGAGCCTGTGGGACCCACCCAACTGCTTCTTCCAGAGCCAGCACAAACACGGGCTCAGGCAAGGAGGACTTCAGGCTGAACCTTGAAGAAACAACTCTTGTATCACTGGGGATCCTTTATTATCTGGTGTTCTACAGCTGGGATGTTGTCCACACGTTGCTGTCTGCTGAAATGGAAAacagttctgctgctggagatgaaCAGATTTCCAAGATGGACAAAAATGTGTTCTGTGACAATCAGTGTGACAATAAAGAAGAGGGCAGGACACAAGGAGGGCTGGCTGCTCCACAGGATCCTCCCAATACTGATGGAGCTCAACattctttgtttaaaaagctgcttcagattttatctttttctgctgCAAGGGGTTCCCAGACTGACAATATCCTGAGCCAAAGCCTAAAGGTTTTGGTAAAATTAGCTGAAAATTCAACTATGGACTTATTAATAAA tttCCAGCACTTACTGAGTACTCAGGTGCTGCAGCGCTGCCTGCGGCCCGAGACCCCTCTGCCTGCCGTGCTTCTGACTGTGAGGCTCCTGGGAGCCCTTGCTCAGCACCACCTGCTGgctgctcagctctgttctCATTCAG ATACCTGCCTTCTCCTTGCACTCTACATGTACATAACATCAAGACCAGACAAATCAGCATCTGAAATGCTTTGGCTTCAGCTGGAGCAAGAG ACACTGAGGCTCCTGACACGCTGCATGTggtgctccagagcagcagtttTATTTCCTGGCACTGACTGTCAGTGCTACCTCGAG GGGGTGAAGGCACTGATTGTGATGCTGCACAGACAGTGGATGAAGATCAGATCTGAGACCAGCTTGTGTGCACACAGGGAACGAGTTATTCAGTTTTTACGGGATGCTGTTTTACTCCTGCACAGCCTGTCTCAGAAAGATAAACTGTTCCATGAACACTGTTTGGAAGTTCTCCATCAATATGACCAGGCCATGCCAGGCATAAGAGCCATTctcaaaaaaactcaaaaactGAGTGCCTCTGAAG AGCTGATTTTGGATGAATTGTATCCTCCTGAGCCAGAAGAGCATGGAACAGACTCCAGCTAG
- the ATRIP gene encoding ATR-interacting protein isoform X2, with protein MAALPGPRKRSGTALCGDSGAAAAPPALRNVLPPHKRPKSAVTGVVDPFGDSDDFTADDLEQIDILASQALSQDPPAGHAWGAPELPRAGRQGSRAEDGLMRDAFQFEVLQTQHEEVKHKLKEMQDEILTKNGEIKILRDSMQQMEHAMEEQKKSYLLLEQQKSQILSEKEKEFSKKVQSLHSELQFKDAEMNELRTRLQNCERNKHLPQAVPTTSPKKNLVVQVKSGGSSPQPERRSFPTKESFNAEISTRPSSSSGNLMALTTSNKEDRKITHPEVSSLKKHKATGKNGSYNSVPKRKTQGSILLNALMKQPIAPGSLLGFCHLLSNNSEPLSGAVLPPNSLDRKPTQLPSSRTTQEGIAPLVSLQEAQKLAITGLNLIALDEGLCEGRPAEGQGGLLPLTQSRIPGAVHLLPLLEHHLGAFCRAEQLGDAPGNGACGTHPTASSRASTNTGSGKEDFRLNLEETTLVSLGILYYLVFYSWDVVHTLLSAEMENSSAAGDEQISKMDKNVFCDNQCDNKEEGRTQGGLAAPQDPPNTDGAQHSLFKKLLQILSFSAARGSQTDNILSQSLKVLVKLAENSTMDLLINFQHLLSTQVLQRCLRPETPLPAVLLTVRLLGALAQHHLLAAQLCSHSDTCLLLALYMYITSRPDKSASEMLWLQLEQETLRLLTRCMWCSRAAVLFPGTDCQCYLEGVKALIVMLHRQWMKIRSETSLCAHRERVIQFLRDAVLLLHSLSQKDKLFHEHCLEVLHQYDQAMPGIRAILKKTQKLSASEELILDELYPPEPEEHGTDSS; from the exons AtggcggcgctgcccgggccgCGCAAGCGGAGCGGCACCGCGCtctgcggggacagcggggccgcggccgccccccCGGCGCTCCGCAACGTCCTTCCCCCGCACAAGCGCCCCAAGAGCGCCGTGACCGGGGTCGTGGACCCCTTCGGGGACAGCGATGACTTCACGGCGGACGACCTGGAGCAGATCGACATCCTGGCCTCGCAGGCGCTGTCGCAGGATCCGCCCGCCGGACACGCGTGGGGAGCCCCGGAGctgccccgggccgggcggcaAG gaagcagagcagaagatGGTCTGATGAGAGATGCATTCCAGTTTGAagtgctgcagacacagcatGAAGAAGTCAAACACAAG CTGAAAGAAATGCAGGATGAAATTCTCActaaaaatggagaaattaaaattctgcGTGACTCAATGCAGCAGATGGAGCATGCTatggaagaacagaaaaaatcaTACCTGCTACTGGAGCAGCAAAAATCTCAGATTttgagtgaaaaagaaaaagagttctCCAAAAAG GTGCAGTCGCTGCACTCCGAGCTGCAGTTCAAGGATGCAGAAATGAATGAATTAAGAACTCGACTTCAGAACTGTGAAAGAAACAAGCACCTCCCTCAGGCAGTTCCAACAACGAG CCCTAAAAAGAATCTTGTGGTACAAGTGAAATCAGGAGGAAGTTCTCCACAGCCAGAAAGAAGATCTTTTCCTACAAAGGAATCCTTCAATGCTGAAATATCCACTAGGCCATCGAGTTCTTCAGGAAATTTGATGGCCCTGACGACTTCAAACAAAGAAG ACAGGAAGATAACCCATCCTGAAGTTTCATCCCTGAAGAAGCacaaagcaacaggaaaaaatggttCTTACAACTCTGTCCCCAAACGAAAAACACAAG GTTCTATCTTGCTGAATGCACTGATGAAGCAGCCCATAGCCCCTGGGTCACTTCTAGGTTTCTGCCACCTTCTCAGCAACAACTCTGAGCCTCTGTCTGGAGCTGTGTTGCCACCCAACTCTTTGGATAG GAAACCCACCCaactccccagcagcaggacaacTCAAGAAGGAATCGCTCCTCTTGTATCCCTGCAAGAAGCTCAAAAACTGGCAATAACAGGACTGAACTTGATTGCTCTGGATGAAGGATTATGTGAGGGAAGGCCAGCAGAAGGCCAGGGAGGGCTCCTGCCCCTCACACAGAGCAGGATCCCAGGTGCTGTGCATCTCCTGCCCTTGCTGGAGCACCACCTTGGTGCCTTCTGCCGAGCAGAGCAGCTCGGGGATGCCCCAGGGAATGGAGCCTGTGGGACCCACCCAACTGCTTCTTCCAGAGCCAGCACAAACACGGGCTCAGGCAAGGAGGACTTCAGGCTGAACCTTGAAGAAACAACTCTTGTATCACTGGGGATCCTTTATTATCTGGTGTTCTACAGCTGGGATGTTGTCCACACGTTGCTGTCTGCTGAAATGGAAAacagttctgctgctggagatgaaCAGATTTCCAAGATGGACAAAAATGTGTTCTGTGACAATCAGTGTGACAATAAAGAAGAGGGCAGGACACAAGGAGGGCTGGCTGCTCCACAGGATCCTCCCAATACTGATGGAGCTCAACattctttgtttaaaaagctgcttcagattttatctttttctgctgCAAGGGGTTCCCAGACTGACAATATCCTGAGCCAAAGCCTAAAGGTTTTGGTAAAATTAGCTGAAAATTCAACTATGGACTTATTAATAAA tttCCAGCACTTACTGAGTACTCAGGTGCTGCAGCGCTGCCTGCGGCCCGAGACCCCTCTGCCTGCCGTGCTTCTGACTGTGAGGCTCCTGGGAGCCCTTGCTCAGCACCACCTGCTGgctgctcagctctgttctCATTCAG ATACCTGCCTTCTCCTTGCACTCTACATGTACATAACATCAAGACCAGACAAATCAGCATCTGAAATGCTTTGGCTTCAGCTGGAGCAAGAG ACACTGAGGCTCCTGACACGCTGCATGTggtgctccagagcagcagtttTATTTCCTGGCACTGACTGTCAGTGCTACCTCGAG GGGGTGAAGGCACTGATTGTGATGCTGCACAGACAGTGGATGAAGATCAGATCTGAGACCAGCTTGTGTGCACACAGGGAACGAGTTATTCAGTTTTTACGGGATGCTGTTTTACTCCTGCACAGCCTGTCTCAGAAAGATAAACTGTTCCATGAACACTGTTTGGAAGTTCTCCATCAATATGACCAGGCCATGCCAGGCATAAGAGCCATTctcaaaaaaactcaaaaactGAGTGCCTCTGAAG AGCTGATTTTGGATGAATTGTATCCTCCTGAGCCAGAAGAGCATGGAACAGACTCCAGCTAG